Proteins encoded in a region of the Malaciobacter mytili LMG 24559 genome:
- a CDS encoding PAS domain-containing protein, translating into MKKVNLFFRVSAIILLCIIAITGLLASYYKNKEVKQLLKKDIEKIKLNFNNVYEENKKLSELIFFNNLLYDQKIIKLYKQISTDKKKSREELFLYLKERFYYFKSFGVKQINFYLPNNETFLRMGKKDIYSDVAKNRETLLYVNSILKEIDSVEIAQLNPSFRFLKPLLDEKLNHLGSIEIEFDFDYIANLIQKNMGYKVFFVFNKQLIKKNLFHSEYKRFADFILNDNYQIEETIFKLFKYEEEVFKKIKENNEELIKFHMKNSDEFAFDIELNKKRVPVAFIPLKNSLTNEVNSYLVAYDLTNEEILKSGLIYNNILIFIFIIYLFLAFLIIKISMLQYKKDLIYTKYDDLLKAIDKYVVMVETNKSAFITNVTQAFCDISGYSKSELLGKNINILRHPDISKNFFEQIWQKLNNGLSWEGEIKNIDKNGNSYWVKGTIFPKYDEKNKLIGYTSIRVDITDTKQLIKINNLLKEDLSNRLNEIRIKDENLMDKTKISLMGKVLDTVAHQWKNPISNITIQLASLNARILKNTFEKEELKKIHDEIEYQLKTLSITLNEFKTLFNKNTQNDKYNLFQVLSDSKNIVKMECLLHKIKITLNAKKEIYCFGVYNEIKLIITNLFKNSIEENIKIKQNNAEIKIDVIEDDNKDIIIRIIDSIPYNNKIKEFFENDEAKDEEDLNLHIAKLLIKKTGSSIWFDKNEQSRVIYLKLISKDRRKKERK; encoded by the coding sequence ATTTTTTAATAATCTTTTATATGATCAAAAGATTATTAAATTATATAAACAAATTTCTACTGATAAAAAAAAATCAAGAGAAGAACTTTTTTTATATTTAAAAGAGAGATTTTATTATTTTAAATCTTTTGGTGTAAAGCAAATCAATTTTTATCTTCCAAATAATGAGACTTTTTTAAGAATGGGAAAAAAAGATATTTATTCTGATGTGGCTAAAAATAGAGAGACTTTATTATATGTTAATTCTATTTTAAAAGAGATTGATAGTGTAGAAATAGCCCAACTTAACCCCTCTTTTAGATTTTTAAAACCTCTTTTAGATGAAAAATTAAACCATCTAGGCTCTATTGAAATAGAGTTTGATTTTGATTATATAGCAAATTTAATCCAAAAAAATATGGGATATAAAGTTTTTTTTGTTTTTAATAAACAATTAATTAAAAAAAATCTTTTTCATTCAGAATATAAAAGATTTGCAGATTTTATTTTAAATGACAATTATCAAATTGAAGAGACTATTTTTAAGCTTTTTAAATATGAAGAAGAGGTTTTTAAAAAAATTAAAGAAAATAATGAAGAACTAATTAAATTTCATATGAAAAATAGTGATGAGTTTGCTTTTGATATAGAATTAAATAAAAAAAGAGTACCTGTTGCTTTTATACCTTTAAAAAACTCTCTAACAAATGAAGTAAATAGTTATTTAGTTGCTTATGATTTAACAAATGAAGAGATTTTAAAAAGTGGTTTAATTTATAATAATATTTTGATTTTTATCTTTATAATCTATTTATTTTTAGCTTTTTTAATTATTAAAATATCTATGCTTCAATATAAAAAAGATTTAATATATACTAAATATGATGATTTATTAAAAGCCATAGATAAATATGTAGTAATGGTTGAGACAAATAAAAGTGCTTTTATTACAAATGTAACTCAAGCTTTTTGTGATATTTCAGGCTACTCTAAAAGTGAATTATTGGGTAAAAATATTAATATTTTAAGACATCCTGATATTTCTAAAAACTTTTTTGAACAAATTTGGCAAAAATTAAATAATGGTCTTTCTTGGGAAGGTGAAATAAAAAATATTGATAAAAATGGAAATTCTTATTGGGTTAAAGGTACAATTTTTCCTAAATATGATGAAAAAAATAAGCTTATTGGATATACCTCAATTAGGGTTGATATAACTGATACTAAGCAACTTATAAAAATAAATAATCTTTTAAAAGAGGATCTTTCAAATAGACTTAATGAAATAAGAATAAAAGATGAAAATCTTATGGATAAAACAAAAATCTCATTAATGGGTAAAGTTTTAGATACAGTAGCCCACCAGTGGAAAAATCCTATTTCAAATATTACTATACAACTTGCTTCTTTAAATGCTAGGATTTTAAAAAATACTTTTGAAAAAGAAGAGCTAAAAAAAATACATGATGAAATTGAATACCAATTAAAAACTTTATCAATAACTTTAAATGAGTTTAAAACTCTTTTTAATAAAAATACACAAAATGATAAATATAATTTATTTCAAGTATTAAGTGACTCTAAAAATATCGTAAAAATGGAGTGTTTATTACATAAAATAAAAATAACTTTAAATGCAAAAAAAGAGATATATTGTTTTGGAGTATATAATGAAATTAAATTAATAATTACTAATTTATTTAAAAACTCTATTGAGGAAAATATAAAAATAAAACAAAATAATGCTGAGATTAAAATTGATGTTATTGAAGACGATAATAAAGATATAATTATTAGAATAATTGATTCCATACCATACAATAATAAAATCAAAGAATTTTTTGAAAATGATGAAGCAAAAGATGAAGAAGATTTAAATCTTCATATTGCAAAGCTTCTTATTAAAAAAACAGGCTCTTCAATCTGGTTTGATAAAAATGAACAAAGCAGGGTTATTTACTTAAAACTTATCTCTAAAGATAGACGAAAGAAGGAAAGAAAATGA